Proteins encoded together in one Salarchaeum sp. JOR-1 window:
- a CDS encoding PglZ domain-containing protein: protein MGDLADSIITELRQKFDRHPVWVWYDAQEKYKGVLDEVEAALNDVTLARYDGSYFELKRRLHEEDPDYEKNWLFYIPESRNDAEWFRDIHALGRQYRVGQDIDDTPVTQFLVEHDKEIPDAYEDWGQNREVQRLSFFCVLFDTAGPETDDWVRAYLSNPEEYRETIEDNAMADAWDAQLREEYGVTAGLDPKELATQLLFGEVASRAPTSRYDELAADDTRAAAAFCDEWQQYAPAEFRRYAERIEEDYDLAEAVVESERAHWDATAFKGIDMGLIRLVMERLAEETYADLPDIAADLEQTVTTRQNSFWSNEDLVDWSVPARAIETLQQIGTVDADEAKTLTSEEFAQAYTREDGWWQIDASYRRYIDATRKTTFVYPKEPMVKRRVTRHYMSFLQDVNRPLADILSDDPTLGTPQTSFYEEFADLEDGTAIIICDGLRYELAEAIKENLGRRTDFEQNLSAVSAALPSITEVGMAAHLPGELGLSLDDDDLVVTSGGEAMNGKSDRVERLSNAGFEVVDMDEVSDISLEELTESEPVPRVVYSGTIDKLGENLDDDEAFSQVASHVDDVERTVQRLKQAGYTRFVITSDHGFLYTDRLSDDLKVESPDLAPIVKRRFAAADSDTPLVDTDEFIEMGPDVLSDLGIDAPNLKLLFPRSVACFKAQGGNMRYFHGGISLQELLVPCLTVTTEEIEESASITYDVSIPNPITNSIVPVEIEAKSGQVAFDPAPTLEVRANIDGEPVADPASMEISPGTNTTRVRLKQGAISGEDSVQFEVIDTDTRETISKQTVKLDLLFGDDDMGFDV from the coding sequence ATGGGTGATCTTGCGGACAGCATTATCACGGAACTCCGGCAGAAGTTCGACCGACATCCGGTCTGGGTGTGGTACGACGCTCAGGAGAAGTACAAAGGTGTCCTCGACGAGGTCGAAGCTGCACTCAACGACGTCACGCTCGCCCGCTACGACGGCAGCTATTTCGAACTGAAGCGTCGCCTCCACGAGGAGGATCCGGACTACGAGAAGAACTGGCTGTTCTACATCCCTGAATCACGGAACGACGCTGAGTGGTTCCGCGATATCCACGCCCTCGGACGACAGTACCGCGTCGGCCAGGATATCGATGACACCCCTGTCACGCAGTTTCTCGTCGAGCACGACAAAGAGATTCCTGACGCGTATGAGGACTGGGGCCAGAACCGCGAGGTTCAGCGCCTATCGTTCTTCTGCGTTCTCTTCGACACCGCTGGCCCGGAGACGGATGATTGGGTGCGAGCATACCTATCGAACCCTGAAGAATATCGTGAGACAATCGAGGACAACGCGATGGCCGACGCCTGGGACGCGCAACTCCGAGAGGAGTACGGTGTCACGGCGGGGCTCGACCCGAAAGAGCTAGCGACTCAGCTTCTCTTCGGTGAGGTGGCCAGCCGCGCTCCGACGTCCCGGTACGACGAACTCGCGGCGGACGACACCCGCGCTGCTGCGGCGTTCTGCGACGAGTGGCAGCAGTACGCGCCTGCCGAGTTCCGACGCTACGCCGAACGAATCGAAGAAGACTACGACCTCGCGGAGGCCGTGGTGGAATCGGAGCGTGCCCACTGGGACGCTACGGCGTTCAAGGGCATCGACATGGGCCTCATCCGGCTCGTGATGGAACGACTCGCTGAAGAGACGTACGCTGATCTTCCCGACATCGCCGCAGATCTCGAACAGACCGTCACGACCCGGCAGAACAGCTTCTGGAGCAACGAGGACCTCGTCGATTGGTCCGTCCCTGCCCGAGCCATCGAAACCCTCCAGCAGATTGGAACCGTTGACGCGGACGAGGCGAAGACCCTCACGTCAGAAGAATTCGCTCAAGCCTACACGCGCGAAGACGGCTGGTGGCAGATCGACGCATCCTATCGGCGATACATCGATGCAACCCGGAAGACCACGTTCGTCTACCCCAAGGAACCGATGGTGAAACGGCGGGTCACCAGACACTACATGTCCTTCCTCCAGGACGTCAATCGCCCGCTCGCCGATATCCTGAGTGACGACCCGACGCTCGGAACACCACAAACCTCGTTCTACGAGGAGTTTGCTGACTTGGAGGACGGGACAGCAATCATCATCTGTGACGGCCTACGCTACGAACTCGCCGAAGCTATCAAGGAGAATCTCGGCCGACGAACCGACTTCGAACAGAACCTGAGTGCTGTCAGCGCAGCGCTGCCGTCGATTACCGAAGTCGGGATGGCTGCACACCTCCCCGGAGAACTCGGACTCTCTCTGGACGATGACGACCTCGTCGTGACCAGCGGCGGCGAGGCGATGAACGGCAAATCGGATCGCGTCGAACGGCTCAGCAACGCGGGCTTCGAAGTCGTGGACATGGACGAGGTGAGCGACATCTCGCTGGAAGAGCTGACCGAGTCCGAGCCGGTTCCCCGTGTCGTCTACTCCGGGACGATAGACAAACTCGGTGAGAATCTCGACGACGACGAAGCGTTCAGCCAAGTCGCCTCGCACGTTGACGATGTCGAACGTACGGTCCAGCGGCTCAAGCAAGCAGGATATACCCGGTTCGTCATCACGAGCGATCACGGGTTCCTCTACACGGACCGGTTGTCTGACGACCTCAAGGTCGAATCCCCTGACCTCGCCCCTATCGTAAAGCGACGGTTCGCCGCTGCGGACAGCGATACCCCACTCGTCGATACGGACGAGTTCATCGAGATGGGCCCGGATGTGCTGTCTGATCTCGGAATCGACGCCCCCAACCTGAAGTTACTGTTCCCCCGAAGTGTCGCGTGCTTCAAAGCACAGGGTGGGAACATGCGCTATTTCCACGGTGGAATTTCACTTCAGGAGCTACTTGTTCCGTGCCTCACCGTAACGACCGAAGAAATCGAGGAGAGCGCGTCGATCACCTACGACGTTTCCATCCCTAATCCGATCACGAACTCCATCGTCCCCGTGGAGATCGAGGCCAAAAGCGGCCAAGTTGCCTTCGACCCAGCACCGACCCTGGAAGTCCGTGCGAACATCGACGGCGAGCCTGTTGCAGACCCTGCTTCGATGGAGATTTCGCCGGGAACCAATACCACCCGAGTCCGGCTCAAACAGGGCGCGATCTCCGGCGAGGACAGTGTGCAATTCGAAGTCATAGACACCGACACCAGAGAGACGATAAGCAAGCAGACGGTCAAGCTCGATCTGCTCTTCGGAGATGACGACATGGGATTCGACGTCTAA
- the pglX gene encoding BREX-1 system adenine-specific DNA-methyltransferase PglX — protein MSTTHGQPGLSSDQRSTIRSTILSTRHTLEDELRRQLEKYGIYEDKRLPLEDLSHLSAEERHTRRTLDAAIERELESTEGDLERSITNYVREATKTYLNRFVALKTIEVRGLVEETITERPEYGNRSYMHHTVAEIAGELTNAPDDGFGAALDLAYQEIGAEIRMIFEESEHTAIDLDAQVREEVLDELDAIDDEAWESDEALGWVYQYFGEEEREEIDERVDEENYKIAGTDIATKTQLFTPRYIVEWMVDNTLGRTWLEMQGDMTDIHTEDNCFYLSPVDDSLYDREEKPVEEITVLDPACGSGHMLFYAFDVLYQMYLEEGKYPKEHIPREILRNNLYGIDIDSGAAQIAALSLYLKAKEKSPEVTIPQINIVSGDAVLINGDRKKEVLESARSELEEEIIEQIWDSFADIREFGSLIRIEERIDEILEEHRDAIRKSGQAKFTSEGTLATQSSFVSGEGQEETWAEVKQRLLDQVSNLASQALEQNNAIGEMFAGEVGKTVEILDVLVHEYDVVLSNPPYLVSQKMGDNLKNFLKSNFMSYRNSYTCFIERGTELTADDGYASLVTPEDLLMLKSYRKIREKLIDETQITEGLHLSRYGFDQQKDSYTIAFVIRNNDENFEKSRFYRLTHELERYSTFEKKIEGLNQIQESLRTEGDHPDVYVVNQNSFTGIGNNTFVYWFGQDVLSLFDKHNTLDQYVETFSGIVTGDNDHHLRKFWEVTEANAKSDYEPWVDNGRDTDYYDYTDTLVRWENNGENIKQYAKKHGKNIQGFSEIPEMFNPAIVFRDFSSDFTAKYLTEEAIHSKTAYKIDIADDLMYYLLGYLNSDLNRYIMKGLNPGLHFNPGDVENIPFDPSPDELESVEYWAKYCLEQRKQQAAIEDKSLEFDNTVFRNNYDELCYYTDMIDAKVALASGVISELVYDNYGIDRASRKQISEEGNAELIKYPYVCKDNDAELPDVFADKVRRVVDSEYWNEIRREVSGSSELDVIELSHEFEVSPLTVAEIKKEIGQYSDDQTEKAAGSIVSVIFGSLFGYYDAPTPENDGILDISDHADEYERLFVTTAEELFQDYGQVEKEIQSLIGRDLRTWVRERYFRYNHCKEYNRRGQTNPIYWQIESPNGAFSCFVYYHDIDANTLPKLRGQYLDPRIDELENELETLNTQTKGDSPDTELLNRKEEVQNDLNDIREFRDTIDRMIDDGVGVDVEKGIWENIKEWDQYEVLETGLPKIKSSYSR, from the coding sequence ATGTCCACGACACACGGTCAACCTGGTCTCTCGTCGGATCAACGCTCAACCATCCGAAGCACCATTCTCAGCACGCGCCATACCCTCGAAGACGAGCTTCGCCGACAACTCGAAAAGTACGGTATCTACGAGGACAAGCGTCTCCCGCTCGAAGACCTCTCTCACCTGTCCGCAGAAGAACGCCACACTCGACGAACGCTGGATGCTGCCATCGAACGAGAACTCGAATCCACGGAAGGCGACTTGGAGCGGTCGATCACAAACTACGTCCGCGAAGCAACGAAGACCTACCTCAACCGCTTTGTCGCGCTGAAGACCATCGAGGTTCGCGGTCTCGTCGAGGAAACCATCACCGAGCGTCCAGAGTACGGCAACCGGTCGTACATGCACCACACCGTGGCGGAGATCGCTGGCGAGCTAACCAACGCTCCAGACGACGGTTTCGGTGCCGCACTCGACCTCGCGTACCAGGAGATCGGTGCGGAGATTCGGATGATCTTCGAGGAATCCGAACACACCGCCATCGACCTCGACGCGCAGGTTCGAGAAGAAGTCCTTGACGAACTGGACGCAATCGACGACGAAGCCTGGGAAAGTGACGAAGCTCTGGGCTGGGTGTACCAGTACTTCGGTGAGGAAGAACGCGAAGAGATTGACGAACGCGTTGACGAAGAGAACTACAAGATCGCAGGGACGGATATCGCTACGAAAACCCAGCTATTCACACCGCGATACATAGTCGAGTGGATGGTCGATAACACGCTGGGTCGAACATGGCTCGAAATGCAGGGTGACATGACGGATATACATACTGAAGATAACTGCTTCTATCTCTCCCCGGTTGATGATTCGTTATATGATCGTGAAGAGAAGCCGGTTGAAGAGATTACCGTGCTCGACCCTGCATGTGGAAGCGGACACATGCTCTTTTACGCATTTGACGTTCTCTACCAGATGTATCTGGAAGAAGGAAAATATCCGAAAGAGCACATTCCCCGAGAAATTCTACGTAATAACCTCTATGGAATAGATATTGATTCAGGAGCGGCACAAATTGCAGCTCTTTCCTTGTATCTCAAAGCGAAAGAAAAATCTCCTGAAGTGACAATTCCTCAGATAAATATTGTTTCTGGTGATGCAGTACTAATCAATGGAGATCGGAAAAAGGAGGTTCTTGAAAGTGCGCGATCCGAGCTGGAGGAGGAAATTATTGAACAGATCTGGGATAGTTTTGCTGACATCCGGGAGTTTGGAAGCTTAATCCGTATAGAAGAACGGATCGACGAGATATTAGAAGAACACCGAGATGCCATCCGAAAATCCGGGCAGGCGAAGTTCACTAGCGAAGGGACTCTCGCAACACAGAGCTCTTTCGTGTCAGGTGAAGGCCAAGAAGAAACTTGGGCAGAAGTTAAACAGCGACTTTTAGATCAGGTGAGTAACTTGGCCTCACAGGCTTTAGAGCAGAATAATGCTATTGGAGAGATGTTTGCGGGAGAAGTCGGAAAGACGGTCGAAATCCTTGATGTTTTGGTACACGAATATGATGTTGTATTATCAAATCCGCCGTATCTCGTTAGTCAGAAGATGGGAGATAATCTGAAAAATTTCCTTAAAAGTAACTTCATGTCTTATAGGAATTCTTATACCTGCTTCATCGAGAGAGGAACCGAACTTACTGCTGACGATGGATACGCTTCTTTGGTTACGCCGGAAGATCTTCTGATGTTGAAGTCATACAGGAAAATCAGGGAAAAACTAATTGACGAGACCCAGATAACTGAAGGACTTCACCTGTCTCGATACGGATTCGATCAGCAAAAAGATTCGTACACTATTGCCTTCGTCATCCGGAATAATGATGAAAACTTTGAGAAGTCGCGGTTCTATAGACTTACACATGAGCTTGAGCGATACTCGACGTTCGAAAAGAAAATAGAGGGTTTAAACCAAATTCAGGAGAGTCTTCGTACAGAGGGTGATCATCCAGACGTATATGTCGTAAATCAGAATAGCTTTACTGGAATTGGAAATAACACGTTCGTTTATTGGTTTGGGCAGGATGTTCTGTCTCTATTTGACAAACATAATACCCTTGACCAATACGTAGAGACATTCAGTGGAATCGTTACTGGCGATAACGATCACCATCTCAGGAAATTCTGGGAAGTCACGGAAGCAAATGCGAAATCGGACTACGAACCGTGGGTCGATAACGGTCGTGATACGGATTATTATGATTATACGGACACTCTTGTTCGATGGGAGAATAATGGGGAAAATATCAAGCAGTATGCCAAGAAACATGGGAAAAACATCCAAGGCTTCTCAGAGATCCCGGAAATGTTCAATCCCGCAATCGTTTTCCGAGACTTCAGCAGCGACTTCACCGCGAAGTATCTAACAGAAGAAGCCATTCACAGTAAAACAGCTTACAAGATAGATATTGCAGATGACCTGATGTATTATCTTCTGGGTTACTTGAACTCCGACCTCAATAGATATATCATGAAGGGTCTGAACCCCGGGTTACATTTTAATCCAGGCGACGTAGAAAATATCCCGTTTGATCCATCTCCTGACGAACTAGAGAGTGTGGAATATTGGGCCAAGTACTGTCTCGAACAGCGGAAACAGCAAGCTGCAATCGAGGATAAATCGTTGGAGTTCGACAATACTGTATTCAGAAACAATTACGACGAATTGTGTTACTATACGGATATGATAGATGCGAAAGTCGCCCTCGCAAGTGGTGTGATTTCCGAACTCGTCTACGATAATTACGGTATTGACAGAGCGTCTAGAAAACAAATATCTGAAGAAGGAAACGCTGAACTAATCAAATATCCTTACGTTTGCAAGGATAATGATGCTGAACTTCCAGACGTTTTTGCGGACAAGGTTCGGCGGGTAGTTGATTCCGAGTACTGGAATGAGATTAGGAGAGAGGTCTCCGGTTCGTCCGAATTGGATGTGATAGAGCTTAGCCATGAATTCGAAGTGTCCCCTCTGACAGTCGCCGAAATAAAGAAAGAAATCGGCCAGTACTCCGATGATCAAACGGAGAAAGCCGCGGGGAGTATCGTATCCGTGATCTTTGGCTCGCTGTTCGGCTACTACGATGCACCAACCCCCGAAAACGATGGGATCCTAGATATCAGTGACCACGCTGATGAATACGAGAGGTTGTTCGTAACGACAGCCGAAGAACTCTTTCAAGACTACGGCCAAGTTGAAAAAGAGATCCAGAGTTTAATCGGTCGGGATCTTCGCACTTGGGTACGAGAGCGGTACTTCAGGTATAACCACTGTAAAGAGTACAATCGAAGGGGCCAAACCAATCCGATCTATTGGCAGATCGAGAGTCCGAATGGCGCATTCAGTTGCTTCGTTTATTACCACGACATCGACGCGAATACGCTTCCGAAGCTCCGTGGCCAGTACCTTGATCCCCGCATTGATGAACTCGAAAACGAACTTGAGACGCTAAACACCCAGACTAAGGGAGATAGTCCAGATACGGAACTCTTGAACAGAAAAGAAGAAGTCCAAAATGACCTCAACGACATCAGGGAGTTCCGTGACACCATCGACCGGATGATCGACGACGGTGTCGGCGTCGATGTTGAGAAGGGCATCTGGGAGAACATCAAGGAGTGGGATCAGTATGAAGTTCTTGAAACTGGACTCCCAAAGATAAAATCGAGTTATTCGAGGTAA
- a CDS encoding restriction endonuclease: MEEFLQEEMVAIGWSTLGDLSEADKQEIRNRLEKEYPDDDPRAIGLRVGYINRLVNKMDEGNTVLVPRYGNVYVGEVTGEYEYKESLSEDYAHQRPIDWRFNKSAIDGQKAPQKIHKKLYPGTVSHTVQDLDDKNAVETFLKQSAGAEKIRYFELLQDGELYGINKKTIEEAMLTVFQRYYPTMRGAGTRGDDEGDTDLIAENLPGDLTVRIQIKHYGDGDLGTEPIDQLAKSMDDGDRGIVATVGQVSPAAEKHAADSDYEISLIDGWEFTELVFEHRTEFSRSERRLLGLDSLPQVT; encoded by the coding sequence ATGGAGGAATTCCTCCAAGAGGAGATGGTTGCGATAGGTTGGTCCACGTTGGGTGATTTATCCGAAGCGGATAAACAGGAAATCCGAAATCGGCTTGAGAAGGAGTACCCGGATGACGATCCCAGAGCGATCGGACTCAGGGTCGGCTATATCAATCGGCTCGTCAATAAAATGGATGAGGGGAATACGGTTCTTGTTCCGCGATATGGTAACGTCTACGTTGGCGAAGTTACAGGGGAGTATGAGTACAAAGAGTCGTTATCTGAGGACTATGCCCATCAACGTCCGATAGATTGGAGGTTTAACAAATCTGCCATTGATGGGCAGAAAGCACCACAGAAGATTCACAAGAAGCTCTATCCGGGAACAGTCAGTCATACGGTTCAGGACCTGGATGATAAAAATGCGGTTGAAACGTTTCTCAAACAGTCAGCTGGTGCCGAGAAAATCCGGTATTTTGAACTCCTCCAAGATGGCGAACTCTATGGAATCAATAAGAAAACCATTGAGGAAGCCATGCTCACCGTTTTCCAGCGGTACTATCCTACGATGCGTGGCGCTGGAACGAGAGGGGACGATGAAGGAGATACGGACCTAATTGCTGAAAACCTCCCAGGTGATCTTACTGTTCGCATCCAGATCAAGCATTACGGGGACGGCGATCTTGGCACCGAGCCTATAGACCAGCTTGCCAAATCGATGGATGACGGCGATAGAGGAATCGTGGCCACAGTCGGCCAGGTTAGTCCGGCCGCCGAGAAGCACGCTGCGGATTCAGATTACGAGATCTCGTTAATTGATGGGTGGGAGTTCACAGAGTTGGTGTTCGAACATAGAACTGAGTTTTCAAGGAGTGAACGGCGACTGCTGGGTCTCGACTCACTTCCGCAAGTAACCTGA
- the brxC gene encoding BREX system P-loop protein BrxC, producing the protein MSDTTTSHQIHEIFYRSINRKIDRVVKVDNDDPSVVKKELEEYILTPQLERHFSDALEAVIDTEHAQTEDVGMWVSGFFGSGKSHFMKILGHVLENREFDDTQAADMFRDRIEGNEMLDGAVGSVTQKFDSEVLMFQIGAKADASGSESITEIIHREFNTSRGYASMPWVAQMEQELESRGVYDDFVNAIEANTGKDWTEARKDAMFVRSDMETALVEATDEFDDEDDAARAIDDVRDNVLINPSTLAEDIIDYVEKREEETGDNCRYFVFIDEISQFIGDDGQLLLELQSIVEEFGQKGKGKIFLGVTSQEQLQQLIPGVLEKEAEESKVIDRFPHRFDLTSENLDKVVRDRVLSKKGEYRGTIGGLYDEHEGFLSAKYKLESSQSLKPITKDNFIDCYPFLPYQLDILPEIFKSLGKGSDDQLAGSERTLIDVTQSVLKDEQYLYNEELGALVTLDMIFEEISNDIPSSDVKSIREAKPKDADTETARRVLKSLYLLQQLPWIPNTADNIATSLQRELGPTQELEGEVEDTLDALVDAGFVGRSEEGYRFLRETERELENEIKGIEVGPGDIRRSSKRFLNDILDETSRVNYEGQTFQLNLNIDGEEITSKGHIDLKTYSPIYQRYEDLDPDGLKTQSFSEDDTLYWIADDEKQHAIYDKLKSIYQINTVVKEKRGNELSQEEQEALGQKQEDLQRLRNEVEREFKRSFQRGVLIYNGDTEEFDATNTSLSSLVARKTDNAIPKVFTNFKHGSASVKDRHIEQIFGDLQDSSLPSVFTDLGVVQDGELIAEARIASEVEDEIQRREKSGEDRTGEDLIDHFAEPPYGWSREVVRLAAAVLFRNGSIIPTYKERTYGTYTEDGAQELFTQVTKFKSTSFDERETVDVETRTDAKQLLDRLFDRKVKSTDQAVDEGIRDEANDWVSITSTLLSQLRRVDFPLADDVEQFQTRLKNLLEQPTSAKRIKKFVEFEDELEDLAKTAKAVAEFCGEKGGENHLKEYETIQNFISGEWETLVDEAADHDIVHVSDEAREAANRVKNTLHTEGVVDLWNDVKTYYRTAAQAFASTYEDLYEQRYETYTASIDNVRAYAGDDIDDDDLESAISDLTERQGEGSVDLDISAKDHINPTPSLTRLIEHIQTVDAYESSAKNEIDDLEEDDDDGKIREKVDTSAIFGSTVVTEPDDIEEPIADLREKVEELLDQDGDVEIRFR; encoded by the coding sequence ATGAGTGACACTACTACATCACACCAGATACACGAAATCTTCTACCGGTCGATTAACCGGAAGATCGACCGCGTCGTCAAAGTAGACAACGACGACCCGAGTGTCGTCAAGAAAGAGCTCGAAGAGTACATCCTCACACCGCAGCTCGAACGGCACTTTTCGGACGCATTAGAGGCCGTCATCGACACCGAACACGCCCAGACGGAGGACGTTGGCATGTGGGTCTCGGGGTTCTTCGGCTCCGGGAAGAGCCACTTCATGAAGATCCTCGGGCACGTCCTAGAAAACCGCGAATTCGACGATACCCAGGCAGCCGACATGTTCCGGGATCGCATCGAGGGCAACGAAATGCTCGACGGTGCGGTCGGCTCCGTGACGCAGAAATTCGACTCGGAGGTGTTGATGTTCCAGATCGGCGCGAAAGCTGATGCCTCCGGTAGCGAGTCAATCACGGAGATCATTCACCGGGAGTTCAACACCTCGCGTGGCTACGCGTCGATGCCCTGGGTCGCCCAAATGGAGCAGGAACTCGAATCTCGGGGAGTCTACGACGACTTCGTCAACGCCATCGAGGCGAACACCGGGAAGGACTGGACGGAAGCCCGCAAGGACGCTATGTTCGTCCGGTCGGACATGGAGACCGCCTTGGTCGAGGCAACCGATGAATTTGACGACGAGGACGATGCAGCTCGGGCGATTGATGACGTCCGGGATAACGTCCTGATCAACCCTTCGACGCTCGCTGAGGATATCATTGACTACGTCGAGAAACGAGAGGAAGAGACGGGTGACAACTGTCGGTACTTCGTCTTCATCGACGAGATCTCTCAATTCATCGGCGACGACGGACAACTCCTCCTGGAGCTACAGAGCATCGTTGAGGAATTCGGACAGAAGGGCAAGGGGAAAATCTTCCTCGGGGTCACGTCTCAGGAGCAGCTCCAGCAGCTGATTCCCGGCGTGCTGGAAAAAGAAGCCGAGGAATCGAAGGTCATCGACCGCTTCCCACACCGGTTCGACCTCACCTCCGAAAACCTCGATAAGGTCGTCCGCGACCGCGTTCTCAGTAAAAAAGGTGAGTACAGGGGTACAATCGGTGGTCTTTACGACGAGCATGAAGGATTCCTCTCGGCAAAGTATAAACTCGAATCTAGCCAAAGTCTAAAACCGATTACGAAGGACAACTTCATCGACTGTTACCCATTCCTTCCCTACCAGCTCGACATCCTCCCGGAAATCTTCAAGTCACTCGGGAAAGGCTCCGACGATCAGTTGGCCGGGAGTGAGCGGACGCTGATTGACGTCACACAGAGCGTCCTCAAAGACGAGCAGTACCTCTACAACGAGGAACTCGGGGCGCTGGTCACGCTGGACATGATCTTCGAGGAGATTAGCAACGACATCCCCAGCAGTGACGTCAAATCCATCCGCGAGGCGAAACCGAAGGATGCCGACACGGAAACCGCACGGCGCGTCCTCAAATCTCTCTACCTCCTCCAACAGCTTCCCTGGATTCCGAACACAGCGGACAACATTGCTACGTCTCTCCAGCGAGAACTCGGCCCGACTCAGGAGTTAGAGGGTGAGGTAGAAGACACGCTTGACGCGCTCGTTGACGCTGGATTCGTCGGTCGGAGCGAAGAGGGATATCGGTTCCTCCGCGAAACCGAGCGTGAGCTCGAAAACGAGATCAAGGGGATCGAAGTTGGTCCTGGCGATATCCGCCGGTCGTCCAAGCGCTTCCTGAATGACATCCTCGACGAAACCTCACGCGTCAACTACGAGGGGCAAACGTTCCAGCTGAACCTGAACATCGACGGCGAAGAAATCACGTCCAAGGGGCACATCGACCTGAAAACCTACTCGCCGATCTACCAGCGATACGAGGACCTCGACCCGGACGGTCTGAAGACGCAGAGCTTCAGCGAGGACGATACTCTCTACTGGATCGCCGACGACGAGAAGCAACACGCCATCTACGACAAGCTCAAATCGATCTACCAGATCAACACCGTCGTCAAAGAGAAGCGTGGCAACGAACTCAGCCAAGAAGAACAGGAAGCACTCGGACAGAAACAGGAGGACCTCCAGCGCCTCCGCAACGAAGTCGAGCGCGAGTTCAAACGCAGCTTCCAGCGCGGTGTGCTCATCTACAATGGCGATACCGAGGAGTTCGACGCGACCAACACCTCGCTGAGTTCACTCGTCGCTCGAAAGACCGACAACGCCATCCCGAAGGTCTTCACGAACTTCAAGCACGGTTCTGCCTCGGTCAAAGACCGACACATCGAGCAGATCTTCGGCGACTTGCAGGACTCGTCACTGCCCTCGGTATTTACTGATCTCGGTGTCGTTCAGGACGGCGAGCTCATCGCGGAGGCCCGCATCGCCTCCGAAGTCGAGGATGAAATTCAACGCCGAGAAAAATCCGGAGAAGATCGGACAGGAGAAGACCTGATTGACCATTTCGCAGAGCCGCCATATGGCTGGAGCCGCGAAGTTGTCAGGCTCGCTGCTGCCGTCCTCTTCCGGAACGGTTCAATCATCCCGACCTACAAGGAGCGAACGTACGGCACGTACACGGAGGATGGTGCACAGGAGCTGTTCACCCAGGTCACGAAGTTCAAGTCCACCTCGTTCGACGAACGGGAAACCGTCGATGTCGAAACCCGGACTGACGCCAAGCAGCTCCTCGACCGGCTGTTCGACCGCAAGGTCAAATCCACGGACCAAGCCGTTGATGAGGGGATTCGGGATGAAGCGAACGACTGGGTATCTATCACGAGTACCCTGCTTTCGCAGCTGCGGCGGGTGGACTTCCCGCTGGCTGACGATGTCGAGCAGTTCCAGACCCGACTCAAAAACCTGCTCGAACAGCCTACATCCGCCAAGCGTATCAAAAAGTTCGTCGAGTTCGAGGACGAATTGGAGGACCTCGCCAAAACGGCGAAAGCGGTAGCCGAGTTCTGTGGCGAGAAGGGCGGCGAGAACCACCTGAAGGAGTACGAGACGATTCAGAACTTCATCTCTGGAGAGTGGGAGACGCTCGTGGACGAAGCAGCTGATCACGATATCGTTCACGTTAGCGATGAAGCACGTGAGGCAGCCAACCGCGTCAAGAACACACTTCACACAGAGGGCGTCGTCGATCTGTGGAATGATGTTAAAACATATTATCGAACAGCAGCACAAGCTTTCGCCTCAACGTACGAGGATCTGTACGAGCAGCGCTACGAGACCTACACCGCTTCCATCGACAACGTCCGGGCGTACGCAGGCGACGACATCGACGACGATGATCTGGAGTCGGCAATATCGGACTTGACGGAGCGCCAGGGCGAAGGATCGGTTGATCTGGATATCTCCGCCAAGGACCACATCAATCCCACACCCTCGCTCACGCGCCTCATCGAGCACATCCAGACCGTCGATGCGTACGAGAGCTCAGCCAAGAACGAAATCGACGACCTCGAAGAAGATGACGACGATGGGAAGATCCGCGAGAAGGTGGATACGTCCGCCATCTTCGGGAGCACCGTCGTGACTGAGCCGGACGACATCGAGGAGCCAATCGCCGACCTCCGAGAAAAGGTCGAAGAACTTCTCGATCAAGACGGCGACGTTGAAATTCGGTTTAGGTAG